Proteins from a single region of Azospira inquinata:
- a CDS encoding M23 family metallopeptidase produces MHIILVSNRLATAKSIVLTPTRLALGLAVLTLAVVFSSLSLSWLALRYQVPGAQAWLASASQSREVDREGALKGSLNALAKQVGTLQAQLLHLNTLGQHLTTLAGLKPGDPIRTTPVQAPLALIKGGQGGPLVLARTPAPLSPESLARTLSSLEAQVSEQTLMFRYLEDRLMDRRIRQILLPSALPIQAKGIGSPFGRRVDPIAGVGAMHEGIDFVADVGTPVAASAGGVVKEAVHHPEYGNLIELDHGNGFSTRYAHLSKILVRPGQMINRGQEIALSGNTGRSTGPHLHFEVRYQGAAQNPAKYLDLAARYGIRVARR; encoded by the coding sequence GTGCATATTATTCTCGTCTCCAATCGGCTGGCAACGGCCAAGAGCATTGTTTTAACCCCTACCCGTCTGGCTTTGGGGCTGGCGGTGCTGACCCTGGCTGTGGTGTTTTCCTCCCTGAGCCTGTCCTGGCTGGCCCTGCGCTATCAGGTGCCCGGCGCTCAGGCCTGGTTGGCTTCCGCCAGCCAAAGCCGGGAGGTGGATCGGGAAGGGGCCCTCAAGGGCAGCCTGAATGCCCTGGCCAAGCAGGTGGGCACGCTCCAGGCCCAGCTCCTGCACCTCAATACCCTGGGTCAGCATTTGACCACCCTGGCCGGTCTTAAACCCGGGGACCCGATCCGGACCACCCCCGTGCAGGCGCCCCTGGCCCTGATTAAGGGGGGGCAGGGCGGTCCCCTGGTGCTAGCCCGTACCCCGGCGCCCCTTTCTCCGGAAAGCCTGGCCCGCACCCTGTCCAGCCTGGAAGCCCAGGTCAGCGAGCAGACCCTGATGTTTCGGTATCTGGAGGATCGGCTCATGGATCGGCGTATCCGCCAGATTCTCTTGCCCTCCGCCCTGCCCATCCAGGCCAAGGGCATTGGCTCCCCCTTTGGCCGCCGGGTGGACCCCATTGCGGGGGTGGGGGCCATGCATGAAGGCATCGACTTTGTAGCCGACGTGGGCACCCCCGTGGCCGCCTCTGCCGGCGGGGTGGTGAAGGAGGCAGTGCATCACCCGGAATATGGCAATCTCATTGAGCTGGATCACGGCAACGGTTTCTCCACCCGCTATGCCCACCTGTCCAAAATCCTGGTGCGTCCCGGGCAGATGATCAACCGGGGGCAGGAAATCGCCCTGTCCGGGAATACGGGCCGGTCCACCGGGCCCCATCTGCACTTTGAGGTGCGTTATCAGGGGGCGGCCCAGAACCCGGCCAAATATCTGGATCTGGCGGCCCGCTACGGTATTCGGGTGGCCCGGCGTTAA
- a CDS encoding DciA family protein has product MHHPVEKYLNTGNAAASVLAHGWQVLQAQRAYQEFAPAFLGQGSTVANIKQGIVVIHAESGAIAAKLSQMTRSLAGEFAKRGFECSEVKVKVQGRITTPLPPPPQVHPISQSAGSQLTDLAHGLPEQSSLRRALEELVQRAAIKA; this is encoded by the coding sequence ATGCACCATCCAGTTGAAAAATACCTCAATACCGGCAATGCGGCCGCCAGCGTTCTCGCCCATGGATGGCAGGTGTTGCAGGCGCAGCGCGCCTACCAGGAATTTGCGCCGGCCTTTCTCGGGCAGGGCAGTACGGTTGCCAATATCAAGCAGGGAATTGTGGTGATTCACGCCGAAAGTGGCGCTATCGCCGCCAAATTGTCCCAGATGACCCGGTCGTTGGCTGGCGAGTTTGCAAAAAGAGGGTTCGAGTGTAGTGAGGTCAAGGTGAAAGTACAAGGGCGAATTACTACGCCCCTGCCGCCCCCGCCCCAGGTCCATCCCATTTCCCAGAGCGCCGGTTCCCAGCTCACCGATCTGGCCCATGGGCTGCCGGAGCAATCCTCCCTGCGCCGAGCCCTGGAAGAACTGGTACAGCGGGCCGCCATCAAAGCATAG
- the lpxC gene encoding UDP-3-O-acyl-N-acetylglucosamine deacetylase translates to MLKQRTLKSLIRASGVGLHSGVRVNVVLRPAAPDTGIVFRRVDLAEPVDLRADALLVGDTRLCSCLEQQTPEGLVKVGTVEHLMSALGGLGIDNVYIDLDAAEVPILDGSAAPFVFLIQSAGIAEQAAAKKFIRITRPVEVRDGDKWARFEPYDGYKLSFSIIFNHPAIDKSAQSVTIDFADQSYPREVARARTFGFMQDVEMLRENGLALGGGLENAIVLDEYRVLNADGLRYGDEFVKHKVLDAIGDLYLLGHPLLAAFSAYKSGHGLNNQLARQLLKERDAWEIVTFEDQATAPAGVLRWLELPAQAA, encoded by the coding sequence ATGTTAAAGCAGCGTACCCTCAAATCCCTGATTCGCGCCTCCGGCGTCGGGCTCCATAGCGGCGTCCGGGTCAATGTGGTGCTGCGTCCGGCTGCACCGGACACGGGGATCGTGTTTCGCCGGGTAGATCTGGCGGAGCCCGTGGATCTTCGCGCTGATGCTTTGCTGGTGGGGGACACCCGCCTCTGCTCCTGCCTGGAGCAGCAAACCCCGGAAGGGTTGGTTAAGGTGGGGACCGTGGAACATTTGATGTCCGCCCTGGGGGGCTTGGGCATCGACAACGTCTATATCGATCTGGATGCGGCGGAAGTGCCCATTCTGGACGGTTCGGCGGCGCCTTTCGTTTTCCTGATTCAATCCGCCGGTATCGCCGAACAGGCGGCGGCGAAGAAATTTATCCGGATTACCCGGCCCGTGGAAGTGCGGGACGGGGACAAGTGGGCCCGTTTCGAGCCCTACGACGGCTATAAGCTGTCCTTTTCCATCATCTTCAACCACCCGGCCATCGACAAATCGGCCCAGTCCGTCACCATCGATTTCGCTGACCAGTCCTATCCTCGGGAAGTGGCCCGGGCCCGCACCTTCGGCTTCATGCAGGATGTGGAAATGCTGCGGGAAAATGGTCTGGCCCTGGGGGGCGGTCTGGAAAACGCCATCGTCCTGGACGAATACCGGGTGCTTAACGCGGACGGCCTGCGCTACGGGGATGAGTTCGTCAAACACAAGGTGCTGGACGCCATCGGTGACCTTTATCTCCTGGGCCATCCTCTGCTGGCGGCCTTTTCCGCCTACAAGTCCGGTCATGGCCTGAATAACCAGCTGGCCCGGCAACTGCTCAAGGAGCGGGATGCCTGGGAAATCGTTACCTTCGAGGATCAGGCAACGGCGCCCGCCGGTGTCCTGCGCTGGCTGGAATTGCCTGCCCAGGCGGCGTAA
- the ftsZ gene encoding cell division protein FtsZ, with amino-acid sequence MFEIIDKEENAGTVIKVIGVGGAGGNAVDHMIREEVQGVQFVAANTDAQALGRSLAAEKMQLGSSGLGAGAKPEAGRNAALEERERIAEQLEGAHMVFITAGMGGGTGTGAAPIVAEVAREKGILTVGVVTKPFAFEGKRAKIAEAGIAELQKHVDSLIVILNDKLMDVLGDDVSMEEAFKAADNVLRNAVGGIAEIINYPGLVNVDFEDVRTVMGEMGMAMMGSAYASGVDRARIAAEQAVASPLLEGVNLSGARGVLVNITASRSLKMKEVNEVMNTIKEFAAEDAHIIFGAVFDEEMGEQLRVTVVATGLGQAQAKRQPLEVINTATTVRTGTDDAALTVDYGQLDAVPAVIRKGRNATVEALANSGVDRYDIPAFLRKQAD; translated from the coding sequence ATGTTTGAAATCATCGATAAGGAAGAAAACGCCGGCACCGTGATCAAAGTCATCGGTGTCGGTGGGGCGGGGGGCAATGCGGTGGACCACATGATCCGGGAAGAGGTGCAGGGGGTGCAGTTCGTCGCCGCCAACACCGACGCCCAGGCTCTGGGTCGCAGCCTGGCCGCGGAAAAGATGCAATTGGGCAGTTCCGGTCTGGGGGCCGGGGCCAAGCCGGAAGCCGGTCGTAATGCGGCCCTGGAAGAACGGGAACGCATCGCCGAGCAGCTGGAAGGGGCCCACATGGTCTTCATTACCGCCGGCATGGGCGGTGGTACCGGTACGGGCGCAGCCCCCATCGTGGCGGAAGTGGCCCGGGAAAAGGGCATCCTCACCGTGGGCGTGGTCACCAAGCCCTTCGCCTTTGAAGGCAAGCGGGCCAAGATCGCCGAAGCGGGCATCGCCGAGCTGCAAAAGCACGTGGATTCCCTCATCGTCATCCTCAACGACAAGTTGATGGACGTGCTGGGGGACGACGTCTCCATGGAAGAAGCCTTCAAGGCGGCGGACAACGTGCTGCGCAACGCCGTGGGCGGCATCGCGGAAATCATCAACTACCCCGGCCTGGTGAACGTGGACTTTGAAGACGTGCGCACCGTCATGGGGGAAATGGGCATGGCCATGATGGGCTCCGCCTACGCCTCCGGCGTGGATCGGGCCCGTATCGCCGCCGAACAGGCCGTGGCTTCTCCCCTGCTGGAAGGGGTCAATCTGTCCGGCGCCCGGGGCGTGCTGGTGAATATCACCGCCTCCCGCAGCCTGAAGATGAAGGAAGTGAACGAGGTGATGAATACCATCAAGGAATTCGCCGCCGAGGACGCCCACATCATCTTCGGTGCGGTGTTTGACGAAGAAATGGGCGAACAGCTGCGGGTCACCGTGGTGGCCACCGGTCTGGGCCAAGCCCAGGCCAAGCGCCAGCCCCTGGAAGTGATCAACACCGCCACCACGGTGCGGACCGGGACGGACGACGCGGCCCTGACCGTGGATTACGGCCAGCTGGACGCAGTGCCCGCTGTGATCCGCAAGGGCCGCAACGCCACGGTGGAAGCCCTGGCCAACAGCGGCGTGGATCGCTACGACATTCCGGCTTTCCTGCGCAAGCAGGCGGATTGA
- the ftsA gene encoding cell division protein FtsA → MSRDSKDLIVGLDIGTSKIVALVAEVTPEGHLNVIGMGSQESRGLRKGVVVNIEETVSAISRVVQEVELMADCKVTNVYTGIAGSHIKSFNSNGMVAIKDKEVTTMDLDRVIETARAMPIPADQEILHILTQEFIIDDQDGIREPIGMSGFRLEVKVHIVTGAVSAAQNIVKCVRRCGLEVNDLVLQPLASSYAVLSEDEKDLGVCLVDIGGGTTDIAIWTQGAIRHTSVIPIAGDQVTNDIAMALRTPTREAEDIKRKYGCALSQLADPEDVIEVAGVDDRPSRKLSRRALADVIQPRVEELYELVQAELRRSGFDEVLSSGIVLTGGASVMPGMIELGEEIFHMPVRMGVPKYTGALADVVQSPRFSTAYGLLLEAQAQRKRGQKVQETRNVKQIFGVMKSWFEKNF, encoded by the coding sequence ATGAGCAGGGATAGCAAGGATCTGATTGTCGGCCTGGATATCGGCACCTCCAAGATTGTGGCGCTGGTGGCCGAAGTCACGCCGGAGGGGCACCTTAACGTCATCGGCATGGGCAGTCAGGAATCCCGGGGCCTGCGCAAGGGCGTGGTGGTCAACATCGAGGAAACGGTGAGCGCCATCTCCCGGGTGGTCCAGGAAGTGGAGCTGATGGCCGACTGCAAGGTCACCAACGTCTATACGGGGATCGCCGGTAGCCACATTAAGAGCTTCAACTCCAACGGCATGGTGGCCATCAAGGACAAGGAAGTGACCACCATGGACCTGGATCGGGTGATCGAGACTGCCCGGGCCATGCCCATTCCGGCGGATCAGGAAATCCTCCACATCCTCACCCAGGAATTCATCATCGACGACCAGGACGGTATCCGGGAGCCCATCGGCATGAGCGGTTTCCGCCTGGAAGTGAAGGTGCACATCGTCACCGGTGCCGTCTCCGCCGCCCAGAACATCGTCAAATGCGTGCGTCGCTGCGGCCTGGAGGTGAATGACCTGGTGCTCCAGCCCCTGGCCTCCAGCTACGCCGTGCTCTCCGAGGATGAAAAGGACCTGGGAGTGTGCCTGGTGGATATCGGTGGGGGTACCACGGACATCGCCATCTGGACCCAGGGCGCCATCCGCCACACCTCCGTCATCCCCATTGCCGGGGATCAGGTGACCAACGACATCGCCATGGCCCTGCGCACCCCGACCCGGGAAGCGGAAGACATCAAGCGTAAGTACGGCTGCGCCCTGTCCCAACTGGCCGATCCGGAAGACGTGATTGAAGTGGCCGGGGTGGACGACCGTCCCAGCCGCAAGCTGTCCCGCCGGGCCCTGGCCGACGTGATCCAGCCCCGGGTGGAGGAGCTTTACGAGCTGGTCCAGGCCGAGCTGCGCCGCTCCGGCTTCGACGAGGTGCTGTCCTCCGGCATCGTGCTCACCGGTGGGGCTTCCGTCATGCCCGGCATGATCGAACTGGGGGAGGAGATTTTCCACATGCCGGTGCGCATGGGGGTGCCCAAATACACGGGGGCCCTGGCCGATGTGGTGCAAAGCCCCCGGTTTTCCACCGCCTACGGCCTGCTTCTGGAAGCCCAGGCGCAGCGTAAGCGGGGTCAGAAGGTGCAGGAAACGCGGAATGTGAAGCAGATTTTTGGCGTCATGAAGTCCTGGTTCGAAAAAAACTTTTAA
- a CDS encoding cell division protein FtsQ/DivIB yields MWHKPQLMTAIADLLFVAGAAALLAALALGAMRLPLFPLKEVDFVQPLKEVQRGEIERTLSGLLRGNFFSVNLDLLRQSLEKLPWVRKVEVRRRWPGKLEIRLEEQQPVARWGTSGTELVNSYGEVFEAVMPQTQMDALPELAGPTGSSQDVLRRFDEFTRALGPVGHQPRQLVLSPRLAWQVVLDNGMVLELGREQPKSPVATRLSRFVAVYSSTLAERKPGAVDLRYPNGFALRLAAAGVDGKGK; encoded by the coding sequence ATGTGGCACAAGCCCCAGCTCATGACCGCCATCGCTGACCTGCTCTTCGTAGCAGGGGCGGCGGCGTTGCTGGCGGCCCTGGCCCTGGGCGCCATGCGCCTGCCCCTCTTTCCCCTCAAGGAAGTGGATTTTGTCCAGCCCTTGAAGGAAGTGCAGCGGGGGGAAATCGAACGCACCCTGTCCGGTCTGCTGCGGGGCAACTTTTTCAGCGTCAATCTGGATCTGCTGCGCCAGTCCCTGGAAAAGCTGCCCTGGGTGCGCAAGGTGGAAGTGCGGCGGCGCTGGCCGGGCAAGCTGGAAATCCGCCTGGAGGAGCAACAGCCCGTGGCCCGCTGGGGAACCAGCGGCACGGAACTGGTGAATTCCTACGGGGAAGTGTTTGAGGCGGTGATGCCCCAGACCCAGATGGACGCCCTGCCCGAGCTGGCCGGGCCCACGGGCTCCAGCCAGGACGTGCTGCGGCGCTTTGATGAATTTACCCGGGCCCTGGGGCCCGTCGGCCACCAGCCCCGGCAGCTGGTGCTGAGTCCCCGGCTGGCCTGGCAGGTGGTTCTGGACAACGGCATGGTGCTGGAACTGGGGCGGGAGCAGCCCAAGTCCCCGGTGGCTACCCGGCTGTCCCGGTTTGTAGCGGTGTATTCCTCCACCCTGGCGGAGCGCAAGCCCGGGGCGGTGGATTTGCGGTACCCCAATGGTTTTGCCCTGCGGCTGGCGGCTGCGGGCGTTGATGGCAAAGGAAAGTAG
- a CDS encoding D-alanine--D-alanine ligase, which produces MSQASSFGKVAVLFGGKSGERKVSLSSGSRVLSALRSQGVDAHGFDPAERSLDELKGYDRAFIALHGRYGEDGTIQGALELMDIPYTGSGVLASALGMDKWRTKLLWQAAGLRVPNYALLDDQSNFAEVEEQLGLPLFVKPACEGSSIGVSMVTLPGGLEGAYREAARHDKLVLAEQGVTGGEYTVGILGEQVLPIVKIEPANAFYDYEAKYLRDDTRYLCPCGLPADREGAIQADALRAFKVLGGRGWGRVDFLMDEAGQAHFLEANMAPGMTDHSLVPMAARVAGISYEDLVMQVLALASLG; this is translated from the coding sequence ATGAGTCAAGCAAGCAGTTTCGGCAAAGTGGCAGTGCTTTTCGGCGGCAAGTCCGGGGAGCGCAAGGTCTCCCTCTCCAGCGGCTCCCGGGTGCTCTCCGCCCTGCGCAGCCAGGGGGTGGATGCCCACGGGTTTGATCCGGCGGAACGGTCTCTGGACGAGCTGAAGGGCTATGACCGGGCGTTTATCGCCCTCCACGGCCGCTACGGGGAAGACGGCACCATCCAGGGCGCCCTGGAACTGATGGACATCCCTTACACGGGCAGCGGGGTACTGGCCTCCGCCCTGGGCATGGACAAATGGCGCACCAAGCTGCTCTGGCAAGCCGCTGGCCTGCGGGTGCCCAACTACGCCCTGCTGGACGACCAAAGCAATTTCGCTGAAGTGGAAGAACAACTGGGCCTGCCCCTGTTCGTCAAACCCGCCTGCGAAGGCTCCTCCATCGGGGTTTCCATGGTGACCCTGCCCGGCGGCCTGGAAGGGGCTTACCGGGAAGCGGCCCGCCACGACAAGCTGGTGCTGGCGGAGCAGGGGGTGACCGGAGGGGAATACACCGTGGGCATCCTGGGGGAACAGGTGCTGCCCATCGTCAAAATCGAGCCGGCCAACGCCTTCTACGACTACGAAGCCAAGTATCTCCGGGACGACACCCGTTACCTCTGCCCCTGCGGCCTGCCTGCTGACCGGGAAGGGGCCATCCAAGCTGATGCCCTGCGGGCCTTTAAGGTGCTGGGCGGGCGGGGCTGGGGCCGGGTGGATTTCCTCATGGATGAAGCGGGTCAGGCCCATTTCCTGGAAGCCAACATGGCCCCGGGCATGACCGACCATTCCCTGGTGCCCATGGCCGCCCGGGTGGCCGGCATCAGTTACGAAGACCTGGTGATGCAGGTTCTGGCCCTGGCCAGCCTGGGTTAA
- the murC gene encoding UDP-N-acetylmuramate--L-alanine ligase, whose translation MKHMIKHLHFVGIGGAGMSGIAEVLLNLGYEVSGSDLGQNAATARLAGLGARVVQGHSAENIAGADAVVVSTAVKEDNPEVVAARSAHVPVVPRAQMLAELMRLKQGIAVAGTHGKTTTTSLVASILAEGGLDPTFVIGGRLNAAGANARLGTGDFLVAEADESDASFLYLSPVISIVTNIDADHMETYGHDFGRLKQAFVDFLNRLPFYGVAVLCVDDPNVRDILPQVPKQVLRYGFDPAICNVYAENVREAGGQMQFDAVRKNGSEHRVSITLNLPGRHYVLNALAAFAVATELGVSDDAIVKALAEFKGVGRRFQRYGELPCPKGGTFTLVDDYGHHPREMTATLAAARGAFPGRRLVLAFQPHRYSRTRDCFEDFVKVLSSVDALVLTEVYGAGEAPIVAADGRSLARALRVAGKVEPVFVEEVAAMPQAILDLVRDGDVVLTMGAGSIGTVPGKLAAGKV comes from the coding sequence ATGAAACACATGATCAAACACCTGCACTTCGTCGGTATCGGCGGCGCTGGCATGAGCGGTATTGCCGAAGTGCTCCTCAACCTGGGCTACGAAGTGAGCGGTTCCGACCTGGGCCAAAACGCGGCGACCGCCCGTCTGGCCGGGCTGGGCGCCCGGGTGGTCCAGGGCCACAGCGCGGAAAATATTGCTGGGGCGGACGCCGTGGTGGTCTCCACCGCCGTCAAGGAAGACAACCCGGAAGTGGTGGCGGCCCGGTCCGCCCACGTGCCCGTGGTGCCCCGGGCCCAGATGCTGGCCGAGCTGATGCGCTTAAAGCAGGGCATCGCCGTGGCCGGGACCCATGGCAAGACCACCACCACCAGTCTGGTGGCCTCCATCCTGGCGGAAGGGGGGCTGGACCCCACCTTCGTTATCGGCGGCCGCCTCAATGCGGCGGGAGCCAATGCTCGCTTGGGCACGGGGGATTTTCTGGTGGCCGAGGCGGACGAATCGGACGCTTCCTTCCTCTACCTGTCCCCGGTGATTTCCATTGTCACCAATATCGACGCGGATCACATGGAGACCTACGGCCACGATTTCGGCCGTTTGAAGCAGGCCTTTGTGGATTTCCTCAATCGCCTGCCCTTCTACGGGGTGGCCGTGCTCTGCGTGGATGATCCCAATGTGCGGGACATCCTGCCCCAGGTGCCGAAACAGGTGCTGCGCTACGGTTTTGACCCGGCCATCTGCAACGTCTATGCGGAAAACGTCCGGGAAGCCGGTGGCCAGATGCAGTTCGACGCGGTGCGCAAAAACGGCAGCGAACACCGGGTCTCCATCACCCTCAACCTGCCGGGCCGCCATTACGTGCTTAACGCCCTGGCCGCCTTTGCCGTGGCCACCGAGCTGGGGGTGTCCGATGACGCCATCGTCAAAGCCCTGGCCGAATTCAAGGGGGTGGGGCGCCGCTTCCAGCGCTACGGCGAACTGCCTTGCCCCAAGGGGGGCACGTTCACCCTGGTGGACGATTACGGCCACCATCCCCGGGAAATGACCGCCACCCTGGCCGCCGCCCGGGGCGCGTTCCCGGGACGCCGCCTGGTGCTGGCCTTCCAGCCCCACCGCTACAGCCGCACCCGGGATTGCTTCGAAGATTTCGTCAAAGTGTTGTCCAGCGTGGATGCCCTGGTGCTCACCGAGGTTTATGGCGCCGGGGAAGCCCCCATTGTGGCGGCGGACGGCCGCTCCCTGGCCCGGGCCCTGCGGGTGGCGGGCAAGGTGGAACCGGTTTTTGTGGAAGAAGTGGCGGCCATGCCCCAGGCCATTCTGGACCTGGTCCGGGACGGGGACGTGGTGCTCACCATGGGTGCTGGCTCCATCGGCACCGTGCCCGGCAAGTTGGCCGCCGGCAAGGTTTGA
- the murG gene encoding undecaprenyldiphospho-muramoylpentapeptide beta-N-acetylglucosaminyltransferase, with protein sequence MSGQTLLVMAGGTGGHIFPALAVAERLRDQGWKVVWMGNPEGMEGRLVPAHHFPLAGVSFGGLRGKGLLRKLALPFNLARALGQALGAIKEVRPNVVLGMGGYITFPGGVAARLRGVPLVIHEQNSVAGMANKALASWATRVLSGFPRVIAGGEWVGNPVRPEIAALTDPATRYAERQGPLQILVVGGSLGAKALNDAVPQALSLLPPERRPQVVHQAGEKHIQALKDAYAQVGVSGHCVAFIEDMAGAYAWADLVICRAGALTVAELAAAGVASLLVPYPHAVDDHQTGNARFLSEQGAARLLPQGELGAESLASLLAGLDRTQLAAMATKARELAKTDATARVAQVCAEVAK encoded by the coding sequence ATGAGCGGGCAAACCCTGTTGGTCATGGCCGGTGGTACCGGTGGCCATATTTTCCCCGCCCTGGCGGTGGCCGAACGGCTTCGGGATCAGGGCTGGAAAGTGGTGTGGATGGGCAATCCGGAAGGCATGGAAGGCCGTCTGGTGCCCGCCCACCATTTCCCCCTGGCTGGGGTGAGCTTTGGCGGCCTGCGGGGCAAGGGCTTGCTGCGCAAGCTGGCTCTGCCGTTCAATCTGGCCCGGGCCCTGGGCCAGGCCCTGGGGGCCATTAAGGAAGTGCGGCCCAACGTGGTGCTGGGCATGGGCGGTTACATCACCTTCCCCGGGGGCGTGGCCGCCCGGCTGCGGGGGGTGCCCCTGGTCATCCATGAACAGAATTCCGTGGCCGGCATGGCCAACAAGGCCCTGGCCTCCTGGGCCACCCGGGTGCTATCCGGCTTTCCCAGGGTAATTGCCGGAGGCGAGTGGGTGGGCAATCCGGTGCGTCCGGAAATCGCCGCCCTGACCGATCCAGCCACCCGCTACGCGGAGCGCCAGGGTCCTCTGCAAATCCTGGTGGTGGGCGGCAGTCTGGGGGCTAAGGCCCTCAACGATGCGGTGCCCCAGGCCTTGAGCCTGCTGCCGCCGGAGCGTCGGCCCCAGGTGGTGCATCAGGCCGGGGAAAAGCATATCCAGGCTCTCAAGGACGCCTACGCCCAGGTGGGGGTAAGCGGCCATTGCGTGGCCTTCATCGAAGACATGGCTGGGGCTTACGCCTGGGCGGATTTGGTGATCTGCCGGGCCGGGGCTCTGACCGTGGCCGAGCTGGCCGCCGCTGGGGTGGCCTCCCTGCTGGTGCCCTATCCCCATGCGGTGGATGACCACCAGACCGGCAACGCCCGTTTCCTTTCCGAGCAGGGGGCGGCCCGCCTTCTGCCCCAGGGGGAACTGGGGGCTGAATCCCTGGCTAGCCTCCTAGCGGGACTGGATCGGACCCAGCTGGCCGCTATGGCCACCAAGGCCCGGGAACTGGCCAAGACGGATGCCACTGCCCGGGTCGCCCAAGTTTGCGCCGAGGTGGCCAAATGA
- the ftsW gene encoding putative lipid II flippase FtsW, whose protein sequence is MSAIHGPRRMPTEVDMVLLWSALALLFTGLVMVYSASIATAEGSRTTGYQPAYFLIRHGVFLTIALVAGAFAFQVPTKTWQEWAPWLFMIGVVFLAVVLVPGLGRSVNGSRRWISLGIANLQPSELMKLFAVLYAADYTVRKMAFMHDLKKAFLPLAAAMVVVAALLLREPDFGAFVVIVSISMGILFLGGLRARLFAILIAVLVVAFLIMIWTSPYRRERLLGFMDPWQDAFGKGYQLSHALIAFGRGEFFGVGLGASVEKLFYLPEAHTDFLLAVIAEELGFAGVLAVIFFFALLVHRIFLIGRQAVALDRLYPALVAMGIGIWFGVQAFINMGVNMGLLPTKGLTLPLMSFGGSGVVANCIALGILLRVDWENRQLMRGAKV, encoded by the coding sequence ATGAGCGCCATCCACGGCCCCCGGCGCATGCCCACTGAGGTGGACATGGTGCTGCTGTGGTCGGCTTTGGCCCTGTTATTCACCGGCCTAGTGATGGTCTATTCCGCCTCCATCGCCACCGCCGAAGGCAGCCGCACCACCGGCTACCAGCCCGCCTATTTCCTCATCCGCCACGGGGTGTTCCTGACCATTGCCCTGGTGGCGGGAGCCTTTGCCTTCCAGGTGCCCACCAAAACCTGGCAGGAATGGGCTCCCTGGCTGTTCATGATCGGGGTGGTGTTCCTGGCGGTGGTCCTGGTGCCCGGCCTGGGCCGCTCGGTAAACGGCTCCCGGCGTTGGATTTCCCTGGGGATCGCCAATCTCCAGCCCTCCGAATTGATGAAGCTCTTCGCCGTGCTCTACGCCGCCGATTACACGGTGCGCAAAATGGCTTTCATGCATGACCTGAAAAAGGCCTTCCTGCCCCTGGCGGCGGCCATGGTGGTGGTGGCCGCCCTGCTGCTGCGGGAGCCGGACTTCGGCGCCTTCGTGGTCATTGTCAGTATTTCCATGGGCATCCTGTTCCTGGGCGGCCTGCGGGCCCGGCTTTTCGCCATCCTCATTGCTGTGTTGGTGGTGGCCTTCCTGATCATGATCTGGACGTCCCCCTACCGGCGGGAACGGCTCCTGGGCTTTATGGATCCCTGGCAGGACGCTTTCGGCAAGGGCTACCAGCTGTCCCACGCCCTGATCGCCTTTGGCCGGGGGGAATTCTTCGGCGTCGGTCTGGGGGCCAGCGTGGAAAAACTTTTCTATCTGCCGGAAGCCCATACGGACTTCCTCCTGGCCGTGATTGCGGAGGAACTGGGCTTTGCCGGGGTGCTGGCGGTGATTTTCTTCTTCGCCCTCCTGGTGCATCGGATTTTTCTCATCGGCCGTCAGGCCGTGGCTCTGGATCGCCTCTACCCGGCCCTGGTGGCCATGGGGATCGGCATCTGGTTTGGCGTCCAGGCCTTTATCAATATGGGAGTGAATATGGGCTTGCTGCCCACCAAGGGGCTGACCTTGCCCCTGATGAGTTTCGGCGGTTCCGGGGTGGTAGCCAACTGCATCGCCCTGGGCATTCTGCTGCGGGTGGATTGGGAAAATCGCCAGTTGATGCGGGGGGCCAAGGTATGA